TAGTCGTTGCCCGCGAGGTCGATCGTCGGGTCCTCGGCGGTCCGCACCCGCAGCCGGCGGGTCAGCCCCGCCGCCTCGCGTGCGGCGGCCTGCTCGTCGAGCCAGGTCTCCCAGGCGCTCATCCCGCGCTCACCGCCGCGGCGATCCCCGCGACCAGTCGGTCGACCTCGTCCGGTCCGGTGATGTAAGGCGGCATCGCGTAGACCAGGTCCCGGAACGGACGCAGCCACACGCCCGCGGCCAGTGCCGCCTCGGTGGCCGCGACGACGTCGACCTCGTGGTCGAGCTGGACCACGCCCACCGCGCCGATCGTCCGCACGTCGACCACGCCCGGCGCCGTCCGCAGCGGGGCGAGGCCCGACGCCAGCCGGGTGCCGATGGCGCTCACCCGGGTCGCCCAGTCCACGGAGAGCAGCAGGTCGATCGAGGCGCTCGCCACCGCGCAGGCGAGCGGGTTGCCCATGAAGGTCGGCCCGTGCATGAGGACGCCGGACTCGCTCGCGGAGATCCCGCGTGCGACCTCGTCGGTGCTCAGCACGGCCGCGAGCGTGAGGTAGCCGCCGGTCAGCGCCTTGCCCAGGCACAGGACGTCGGGCGTCATGAGCTCGCTCACGAACAGGTGCCCCGTGCGCCCGAAGCCGGTCGCGATCTCGTCGAAGACCAGCAGCAGGCCGTGCTCGTCGGCGATCTCGCGGAAGACCCGCAGGCACGCGGCGGGATAGGGGTGCATGCCGCCCGCGCCCTGGAGCAGCGGCTCCACGATGATCCCGGCCAGCTCGTGCGCGTGCCGCGCGGCGAGCTCGCGCAGCGACGACGCCCAGGAGGCGATCGCGTCCGCGTCCGCGTCGTACGCCGGGGGCTGTGGTCCGAAGACCTGGTCGGGGAGCAGGCCCTGCCACATCGTGTGCATCCCGCCGACCGGGTCGGTGACGCTCATGCAGTCGAAGGTGTCGCCGTGGTAGCCGCCGAGGACGGTGAGCATTCGGGTGCGCTCGGGACGACCGCGCCCGCGCTGGTACTGGAGCACCATCTTGAGCGCGACCTCGACGCTCACCGAGCCCGAGTCGGCCAGGAAGACCCGCGCGAGCGGCTCCGGCGTGATGTCGACCAGACGGCGGCCGAGGCCGACGGCCGGCTCATGGGTCAGCCCGCCGAACATGACATGGCTGAACCGGCCGGTCTGCTGGGCGAGCGCGGCGTCGAGCGCCGGGTGCCGGTAGCCGTGGATCGCCGACCACCACGACGCCATCCCGTCGACCACCCAGGCGCCGTCGACCTCGAGCTCGCAGCCCCGCGCGCCGGTGACCAGCCGCACCGGGGTCGGCGCGGTCATCGACGTGTAGGGGTGCCAGAGGTGCTCGCGGTCGAAGGCGAGCAGGTCGTGGTCGACGAGCACGGTCATGTCAGGCGTTCGCCGCGACCTCGGTGCCCGCGCCACGGCGCCGGATGGCCGGGTCGTGGCCGGCCTCCACGACGTCCGCGTGCTCGTCCTCCGCGCCGAGGACGACGAAGCCGTTGTCGCGGATCATCTCGATGTCGGCCCTGGCCTCCTGCCCCTCCGAGGTGAGGTAGTCGCCGAGGAAGATCGAGTTCGCGACCTGCAGGGCCAGAGCCTGGAGCGAGCGCAGGTGCATCTCGCGGCCGCCGGCGATCCGCACCTCCTTGTCGGGACACACGAACCGAGCCATCGCCAGGATCTTGAGGCAGCGCGTGGGGGAGAGCTCCCAGGTGTTCTCGAACGGCGTGCCGTCGAAGGGCATCAGGAAGTTGACCGGGATCGAGTCGGAGTCGAGTGCCTTGAGGGCGAACAGCGCCTCGACCAGCTGCTCGTCGGTCTCGCCGAGCCCGGCGATCAGACCCGAGCAGGGCGAGAGGCCCGCGGACTTGGCCTTGCCGATGGTCTCGACCCGGTCGTCGTACGTGTGGGTCTGGACGATCGTGTCGTGGTGCGACTCGGCGGTGTTGATGTTGTGGTTGTAGGCGTCGACGCCGGCCTCCTTGAGGCGCTCGGCCTGGCCGTCCTCGAGCAGGCCGAGGCAGGCGCAGACCTCGACGTCGGGGTACTCGTCCTTGAGCGCCTCGGTCATCTCGGCGACCTTCTCGATGTCGCGGTTCGACGGCCCGCGGCCCGAGGACACCATGCACACCCGGGTGGCCCCGCCGCGCAGGCCGGCGCCGGCCTGCTGGAGGGTCTCGTCCGTGGAGAGCCAGGAGTACTTGAGGATCGGCGCGTCCGAGCCGAGCGCCTGCGAGCAGTAGTTGCAGTTCTCGGGGCACAGGCCGGACTTGAGGTTGACCAGGTAGTTGACCTTCACCGTGTTGCCGAAGTGCGTGCGGCGCAGCCGCCCGGCCGCGGCGACCACGGCCATCAGGTCCGCGTCCGCGGCGCGCAGGACCGCGAGCGCGTCGGCCTCGGAGGCCGCACCGCCGTCGAGGATGCGGGTGGCCAGCTCGTCGAAGTCGGTCACGGTCATGGTGCTCCTCGTCGGATGTCGCCGGGTGAACTGAACAGTGTTCAGGTCGCTCAGGATAGCCGGGATCCGCGGCCTTGGGGAGGGGGCGCCTCAGCGCGGACGGGTCAGTCGTCGCCGAGGCCGCGGGCGTGCAGGGCGTCGCCGGTGGCCCGGGCGTGCGCGACGACCCGGATCACCAGCGGTGTCAGGTAGGCCCGGGGGCTGCGCTCGAGGCCGCGGGCGCGCGCGGCGTCCCGGGTCTCGCCGGCGATGGCGAGCGTGAGCGGGATGCCGCGGATCATGAGGGAGAACGCCAGCGCCACCAGCTCCGGGTTGACCCCGAGGCGGCGGAACGGACCGAGCCAGCGGGTGATGGCGTCCACCATCCGCTCCACCGAGGTGGTCGTGGTGAAGACGGTCGCGAGCAGGACGAGCGCGACCAGGGCGCCGACGACGACGAAGGCGTGCTCGGCCCCCCGCTGCCAGGTCTGGTACGCCGCCAGCAGGGTCATCGCGACCAGGACGCCGCGCAGGGCCCGGGCCGCGCGGCCGAGGCGGACGCCGGCGACGAGGCAGCCGAGCACGGCCAGCGCCAGCAGGGCGCCGGTCGTGGTGACGCCGCGGAAGGCCACCGCGACGATGCTGAGCACCAGCAGCCCCAGGAGCTTGGCGCCGACGGGCAGCCGGTGGAAGACGGTGATGCCGGGCTGGTAGTCCCCGAGCGGGCTCGCGGTCACCACCGGAGGCTCACCGGGCGCTCGCGCGGTAGTGGGCGACCACCTCGGCGGGCGCGCCGTCCGCCGCGACCGCTCCATCGTCGACCAGCAGGGCCCGGTCGCAGCGCAGGGCCAGGTCGAGGTCGTGGGTGGCGAGCACCAGCTGCTGGGGGAGCCCGAACAGCAGGTCGCCGATCATCCGGGCGTTGCGCAGGTCGAGCAGCGTCGTGGGCTCGTCGGCCACCAGCACGGCCGGGTCGGTGGCGAGTACCCCCGCCAGCGCCAGCAGCTGCCGCTGCCCGCCGGAGAGCGTGTGCACGCTGCGGTCCGCCAGCTCGTCCAGCCCGTACGACGCCAGCACGGCGCGGGCCGCGGCGGTGCGCTCCTCGCGCCCACGCACCTGGTGGCGCAGGGAGAGGGCGACGTCCTCGACGACCGTGGGCATCACCAGCTGCGCGCTGGGGTCGGTGAACACGAAGCCGACCCGGCGGCGTACCTCGCGACCCTTCTTCGCCACGTCGAGGCCGTCGACGACGACCCGGCCCGAGGTGGGCTCGACCAGGCCGTTGACCAGCCGCGCCAGCGTCGACTTGCCGGAGCCGTTGGGGCCGACCAGGGCGATCCGCCGCTCGGTGAGGTCGAGCGTGGTCTCCCGCAGCACGGTGACCTCGGGGACGGGGCCGCCGGGCGTCGCCGCCCGGACGACGACCCGGTCGAGCTCGATCCGGCTCACGCGGTCTGGGGCGCCGGCTCGTCCGTGGGGGTCGCGGCCGGTCGCCGGGCGGCGAGGTCCGGGAAGGCGCGGTGCACGGCCGTGGCGATCAGCGCCATCACGACGTTCTTGGCGATGT
This region of Nocardioides sp. L-11A genomic DNA includes:
- the bioB gene encoding biotin synthase BioB; translation: MTVTDFDELATRILDGGAASEADALAVLRAADADLMAVVAAAGRLRRTHFGNTVKVNYLVNLKSGLCPENCNYCSQALGSDAPILKYSWLSTDETLQQAGAGLRGGATRVCMVSSGRGPSNRDIEKVAEMTEALKDEYPDVEVCACLGLLEDGQAERLKEAGVDAYNHNINTAESHHDTIVQTHTYDDRVETIGKAKSAGLSPCSGLIAGLGETDEQLVEALFALKALDSDSIPVNFLMPFDGTPFENTWELSPTRCLKILAMARFVCPDKEVRIAGGREMHLRSLQALALQVANSIFLGDYLTSEGQEARADIEMIRDNGFVVLGAEDEHADVVEAGHDPAIRRRGAGTEVAANA
- a CDS encoding adenosylmethionine--8-amino-7-oxononanoate transaminase, whose protein sequence is MTVLVDHDLLAFDREHLWHPYTSMTAPTPVRLVTGARGCELEVDGAWVVDGMASWWSAIHGYRHPALDAALAQQTGRFSHVMFGGLTHEPAVGLGRRLVDITPEPLARVFLADSGSVSVEVALKMVLQYQRGRGRPERTRMLTVLGGYHGDTFDCMSVTDPVGGMHTMWQGLLPDQVFGPQPPAYDADADAIASWASSLRELAARHAHELAGIIVEPLLQGAGGMHPYPAACLRVFREIADEHGLLLVFDEIATGFGRTGHLFVSELMTPDVLCLGKALTGGYLTLAAVLSTDEVARGISASESGVLMHGPTFMGNPLACAVASASIDLLLSVDWATRVSAIGTRLASGLAPLRTAPGVVDVRTIGAVGVVQLDHEVDVVAATEAALAAGVWLRPFRDLVYAMPPYITGPDEVDRLVAGIAAAVSAG
- a CDS encoding energy-coupling factor transporter transmembrane component T, which translates into the protein MTASPLGDYQPGITVFHRLPVGAKLLGLLVLSIVAVAFRGVTTTGALLALAVLGCLVAGVRLGRAARALRGVLVAMTLLAAYQTWQRGAEHAFVVVGALVALVLLATVFTTTTSVERMVDAITRWLGPFRRLGVNPELVALAFSLMIRGIPLTLAIAGETRDAARARGLERSPRAYLTPLVIRVVAHARATGDALHARGLGDD
- a CDS encoding ABC transporter ATP-binding protein — its product is MSRIELDRVVVRAATPGGPVPEVTVLRETTLDLTERRIALVGPNGSGKSTLARLVNGLVEPTSGRVVVDGLDVAKKGREVRRRVGFVFTDPSAQLVMPTVVEDVALSLRHQVRGREERTAAARAVLASYGLDELADRSVHTLSGGQRQLLALAGVLATDPAVLVADEPTTLLDLRNARMIGDLLFGLPQQLVLATHDLDLALRCDRALLVDDGAVAADGAPAEVVAHYRASAR